One window of Pseudacidobacterium ailaaui genomic DNA carries:
- a CDS encoding FAD:protein FMN transferase, whose translation MAQSKPQLFTITHPAMGTVFTLYIYAGSREEADAKANPVFDEIDRLDDLLSNYKETSELSRINRLAAIQPVTTDPETFQFLAEALDWSARSDGAFDITVGKLMKAWGFFRKQGRVPMPAEFATLRKQTGWQKVRLNAARRTIRFTSPGIELDPGGIGKGFAVDKAVSILRSEQVAAAMLSAGSSTIYALGAPPGETGWKVEVPDPRNPAIVLSTVTLKDMSLSSANCSEKHFVLNGHLYCHIMDPKMLRPVEGMLQVTVTDPSATNSDALSNILFVRNPEDSRALMHSLPEDSALVIAGTQQKSVCYLMNWKAPVAPGHC comes from the coding sequence TTGGCGCAAAGCAAGCCGCAGCTTTTCACGATTACGCATCCGGCAATGGGTACGGTCTTCACCTTATACATTTATGCAGGCAGCAGGGAAGAGGCTGATGCTAAGGCAAATCCTGTTTTTGATGAGATTGACCGGCTGGATGACCTGCTCAGCAACTATAAGGAAACCAGCGAGCTTTCCCGCATCAACCGTCTGGCAGCCATACAACCGGTCACAACAGATCCAGAAACATTTCAGTTCCTGGCTGAGGCCCTTGACTGGAGTGCGCGAAGTGATGGTGCATTTGATATTACCGTAGGAAAACTGATGAAGGCGTGGGGATTCTTCCGCAAACAAGGGCGCGTTCCCATGCCGGCGGAATTTGCGACACTACGCAAGCAAACCGGATGGCAAAAAGTCAGACTGAATGCCGCCAGGCGTACCATTCGATTTACCTCGCCGGGGATTGAGCTTGATCCAGGAGGTATTGGCAAGGGTTTTGCTGTTGACAAGGCCGTCAGCATACTTCGCTCAGAGCAAGTTGCGGCTGCAATGTTGTCGGCGGGCAGCAGCACAATCTACGCTTTAGGTGCGCCTCCGGGGGAGACCGGGTGGAAGGTGGAGGTCCCGGACCCCCGCAATCCTGCAATTGTGCTTTCGACAGTTACATTAAAGGACATGTCGCTTTCAAGCGCCAATTGCTCTGAGAAGCATTTTGTTCTGAATGGTCATCTCTATTGCCACATTATGGACCCGAAGATGCTGCGGCCTGTAGAAGGGATGTTACAAGTAACGGTAACGGACCCGTCGGCCACGAATAGTGATGCTCTGTCGAATATTTTGTTTGTCAGAAACCCAGAAGACAGCAGAGCGTTGATGCACTCACTGCCTGAAGATTCTGCACTTGTGATTGCCGGAACACAACAGAAATCCGTTTGCTATTTGATGAACTGGAAGGCCCCGGTGGCTCCAGGCCACTGCTGA
- a CDS encoding Gfo/Idh/MocA family protein, which produces MNRREFVQGISSAAVTGAVLRTSGAKALSANDRVRVGVIGPGSRGQELIRQLLHLPGVEIAAVCDVYDPRFAQVNHLVGRQVPGYQDYRQLLARKDLDAVVVSTPVSLHAEHVIAAVRSGRPVYGEKALGFTPEDCRKIVTEVEKSGQVFQIGHEYRYAAWVQESIKRVHEGRIGEPTHIYAYWHRNNNWRRPVPQPDPEGKLEHLINWRLYRETSGGLLTELGSHHIDLANWVFGEQPSSVLGTTSIVKYHDGRTVGDNVQAVFKYSKGRRLFFSSLTDNASLGNQLWIYGTEGSVQLTIEDATFYYEPKTHHATLAQETVIQRGITTGASYQTKNEMPYRGPGEKVNTPDAEDPTLASLRSFIECVRTRQRPFADVYVGYASAIATSIGNQALVEDNVLAIPKADQPAR; this is translated from the coding sequence ATGAACCGCAGAGAATTTGTGCAAGGTATTTCCAGCGCCGCTGTTACGGGCGCGGTACTTCGTACTTCCGGGGCGAAGGCGCTTTCCGCCAATGACCGCGTACGCGTGGGAGTCATCGGCCCGGGTAGCCGCGGGCAGGAGCTGATCCGCCAGCTTCTGCATCTTCCTGGTGTTGAAATTGCAGCGGTGTGTGATGTCTATGATCCTCGTTTTGCTCAGGTGAACCATCTGGTAGGCAGACAGGTGCCTGGATATCAAGACTACCGACAGCTGCTTGCGCGCAAGGACCTGGATGCAGTTGTGGTATCTACTCCGGTTTCGCTCCATGCAGAGCATGTCATTGCCGCCGTTCGTAGTGGGCGGCCGGTGTATGGAGAAAAAGCGCTCGGATTCACCCCGGAGGATTGCAGAAAGATTGTGACCGAGGTAGAGAAAAGCGGGCAGGTCTTTCAGATTGGTCACGAATATCGCTATGCAGCCTGGGTACAGGAGAGCATCAAGCGCGTTCATGAAGGCCGCATCGGAGAGCCCACACATATCTATGCTTATTGGCATCGTAATAACAATTGGCGCAGACCAGTTCCGCAGCCTGATCCGGAAGGCAAGTTGGAACATCTGATTAACTGGCGGCTCTACCGCGAGACATCGGGCGGTCTATTGACCGAGCTTGGCTCACATCACATTGATCTTGCTAACTGGGTCTTTGGCGAGCAACCATCCAGTGTGCTGGGAACCACCAGTATTGTGAAGTATCACGATGGCCGAACGGTGGGCGACAATGTGCAGGCGGTCTTCAAATATTCCAAAGGCAGACGGCTCTTCTTCAGTTCGCTGACAGACAACGCTTCCTTAGGGAACCAGCTCTGGATCTACGGTACCGAAGGGAGTGTACAACTGACGATTGAAGATGCAACCTTCTATTACGAACCCAAAACGCACCACGCAACGCTTGCACAGGAGACTGTAATCCAGCGAGGAATTACTACTGGTGCCTCTTATCAAACCAAAAATGAGATGCCCTATCGCGGCCCCGGGGAAAAAGTGAATACCCCAGACGCCGAAGACCCGACTTTGGCCTCGTTGCGGTCGTTTATCGAGTGTGTTCGGACCAGGCAGAGGCCCTTTGCCGATGTCTATGTCGGTTATGCCTCTGCAATTGCGACTTCGATTGGAAACCAGGCCTTGGTAGAAGACAATGTTCTTGCAATTCCGAAAGCCGACCAGCCAGCCCGATAA
- a CDS encoding YheT family hydrolase, which translates to MSGTNTFIKLAENASANGWCTDFTPRRLLRNGHLMTLAGNFLPRPHGPLPEPEAILVKVQDPIPGYEEYGPSSVLCHVNWQPEQVRSQRLTVLLVHGLEGSSASQYMLGNALRAWKAGCNVVRMNMRSCGATDRLSPAIYHSGCWQDVARVVEHIVQQHHLHAVALIGYSMGGNLVLNYAGQFGNHVPPYLKTAIGISPLMDLAVSSSALHEPQNRVYEQYFLRSMLARIRRKADLFPRLYLSLCTNRILQKIHSMRDFDEYVVAPFGGFASADDYYDAVASSHVAAQLGLPVLIVHSLDDPFIRMRPETRQALLNNPHVSFIETGHGGHCAFLAPGLGDDGYWAEKTLFGFLLATTGIVTNGS; encoded by the coding sequence ATGAGCGGCACAAACACATTCATCAAGCTGGCAGAGAACGCTTCCGCAAACGGATGGTGTACCGATTTCACCCCACGCCGCCTTCTGCGCAATGGCCATCTGATGACCCTGGCCGGCAACTTCCTGCCACGTCCTCACGGCCCTCTCCCTGAACCGGAAGCAATTCTGGTCAAAGTGCAGGACCCTATTCCCGGGTATGAGGAATACGGGCCTTCCAGCGTCCTGTGTCATGTCAACTGGCAGCCCGAACAGGTCCGCTCGCAACGGCTGACCGTTCTTCTGGTTCATGGGCTGGAAGGCTCCTCTGCCTCGCAGTACATGCTCGGAAACGCACTCCGCGCCTGGAAGGCCGGCTGCAACGTGGTCCGCATGAATATGCGGAGTTGCGGCGCAACCGACAGACTTTCTCCAGCCATCTATCACTCCGGCTGCTGGCAGGATGTGGCGCGGGTGGTGGAGCACATCGTACAACAGCACCACTTGCATGCCGTCGCCCTCATCGGCTATTCCATGGGTGGAAATCTGGTGCTCAACTATGCCGGTCAGTTCGGCAATCATGTTCCGCCTTACCTAAAGACCGCAATCGGAATTTCTCCCCTGATGGACCTGGCCGTGTCTTCTTCCGCGCTGCATGAGCCGCAAAACCGGGTGTACGAGCAATACTTTTTACGCTCGATGCTGGCACGCATCCGGCGGAAAGCAGATCTGTTCCCTCGCCTATATCTGTCGCTTTGTACCAACCGCATTCTTCAGAAAATCCACAGCATGAGGGACTTCGACGAATACGTGGTCGCACCGTTCGGAGGCTTCGCCAGTGCCGATGATTACTACGATGCCGTGGCCAGCTCCCACGTAGCGGCACAGTTGGGACTGCCCGTGCTGATTGTTCACTCCCTCGATGACCCTTTCATCCGCATGCGCCCGGAAACCCGTCAGGCTCTCCTCAACAATCCGCATGTAAGCTTCATCGAAACCGGGCATGGCGGCCATTGTGCTTTTCTTGCACCAGGCCTGGGTGATGACGGATATTGGGCCGAGAAGACCCTCTTCGGGTTCCTTCTTGCTACAACCGGAATCGTAACCAATGGAAGCTGA